From Cloacibacillus sp.:
ATACAAAACAGAGCATTGTTTTTTTCATTAATTGAAATATATTTTAAAGTAAAATGCCTTGACAACGTAATAACTACCCTTTATCTTATACTAAAATTCCAGTATTTGATTTTTAATTCCGTTTTGCGGAATAATTTGTATTATTATTAGAACCAAAAATTAAAATGACGATAACAAGACCGGCGAAATAGTTTACCGGAAAGCTTTTTAAGGAGGAACTGTAATGGCGAGAAAATATTCGATCGCGCATCTTACCTGGCTTCCATGGACTCCCGCGGAGATGATCTATAATACCCATCTGCTCGACTATGACTATGTGAGCCTGCGCACCATAAGCCAGGGGCTGCCGGGAGAGGTAAACCACGACATATCCAACGGCAGCGAGCTTTTCAAACTTACAGAGCAGGCGCTCAAAGACACTGGGATGCGGATCAATGATATAGAGCTTGCGAAAATCGACGAAAATACGACGGAGATAAAAAAATACGAACCGCACCTTGAAGCGGCCGCGAAGCTCGGCGTGAAAAATGTGATAACCAACATCTGGACGCCGGATAAGGCTTTTTATACGGAAAAGTTCGGCGAGCTGTGCGATCTGGCGGCGAAGTATGGCATGTCCGTGAATCTTGAGTTCGTCACCTGGGCGGAGGTCAAAGACCTTAAGAGCGCCAGAGAGCTTCTCGCGGCGGTCAAAAGGGAGAACGCCCTCATACTTCTCGATACCCTGCACTTCTACCGCTCGCGCGTAACGCCGGCGGAGCTGAAAGATACCCCCAAAGAGCTTTTTAAGACCGTTCATATCTGCGACGCCGGCAGGGAGATCCCGACTGATAAGGAGAGCCTCGTTCACACAGGACGGGCGGAGCGTCTCTATGTCGGCGAGGGCGCGATAGATATCGCCGGTATTGTGAAAAATCTCAACGACGACGTCGTCCTCTGCGTGGAGATGCCGCACGTTAAGAGGGTGGCCCGGATAGGCGCTGTGGAGCACGCGCGCCGGACGCTGGAGACGGCGAAAGAATATTTCAAAGCGCACGGAATAGAATAAAAATCTGTCAAAAAAGGGGAGGTGAAATGGATGATTCTTGAAGGAAAAAAGGCGGTCATAAGCGGCGGCAACGCGGGAATAGGGAGAGCCATCACGCTCGCCTACGCAAAAGAGGGCGCGGATGTCGCGATATACGGGCGCAATGAGGAAAAGAACGCCGCCGTCGCGGCGGAGGCGGAAGCCCTGGGCGTAAAGGCCTATCCGATCCGCTGCGACGTCTCAAAGCCGGAAGAGGTCGCGTCGGCGGTGAAGCGCTCCGCGGAGCTGCTTGGCAGGATAGACATACTCGCGAATGTCGCGGGGATATCTCCGAAAAAGCCCGGGGGGTTCAAAATACCCTTTTATGAGCTGGAGATCGACACCTGGCGCGAGGTGATGGCGGTCAATCTGGACTCCGTATTTTACGTCTCCCGTCTCGTCAGCCGCTATATGATCGAGCAGCGGTATGGGAAGATAATCAATATGTCCTCGATAGTCGGTCTGACGGGCAGCGAACACGGCCCGGCCTCGGCCTGTTATTCGGCTTCGAAGGCGGGGATAGTTTCGCTGACGTGCTCGATGGCCTACGAGCTTGCGGAATATAACATCACGGTCAACGCCGCGGCCCCCGGAAGGATCGCCACCGCGATGTCCGGAGCGAACAACGAGTATTACAACAGGCGCAACCTGAACGACATACCAGCCAAACGCTTTGGAACGCCCGAAGAGGTGGCGGATTTTTTTGTCTTTTACGCCTCGGACAAATCTTCGTACATCACGGGTGAGACGACGCTTATTACCGGCGGATGGCTGATAAGGTGACCTCCGCGCGAGGCGCCTATCCAAATCAATATACAATCACAACGGGAGGATACACAATATGAAACGCGGAAAAATGTTCTATCTTTCAATGGTTTTGACAATGGCGGCGGCGATGATCCTGTCTTCTTTCTCAGCGGCGATGGCGGACCCGGCAAAATATGCCAGCCTCAAGCCGATGACGCTGCTCTATCCGCATACCTCGCCCAAAACTGAGGCCAATGCCCTGATGGCCGATCTCATCAAGAAATACGCGGAGGCGGAGACCGGCGGAAAGCTTACGATCGAGGTAATGCCCGCCGCGCAGCTTGGAACGGCGCAGGAGACGGCCCAGCAGCTCCAGGACGGCAGCGTCAGCATCAGCTCGGAGCAGGTCTATTCAATGGTGGATTTCATCCCCGAGGTGTCGGTGTTCGACATGCTCTTCATGTTCTCCACCTATGACAAGAACACGATCGACAAGACGCTTAATTCCGGCCCCGTGAACAAATTCCTCCAGGAAAGATACAACAAGGCGGGATTCCAGCTCCTCGGCTACATGCAGGGCGCGACATTCCGTGAGACGACGTCGAATAGAAAGCTCAACGGTCCCGCAGATTTCAAGGGCATGAAGATCAGGACCCTGCCGAGCAACAACTTTGTCGTCGGCTGGAAGGCGATGGGTACCGCTCCCACTCCGATAACGATCGGCGAACTCTATCTCTCGCTTCAGCAGAAGCTCGTCGAGGCTCAAGAAAATCCCTACGACATAATCCTCTCTAATAACTTCAACGAAGTGCAGAAGTACCTCTGCGCCACGCATCACAACCTCTATATAATGCACGTAGTCATGAACAAGAAATTCTACGATTCGCTTCCCAAGGAATACCGCGGGGCCCTGGAGCTGGCGGTGAAAAAGGCGCGGACGGAGATCGGCGGCTCGATGCCGCAGCTTGCCGAAAACTCCAAGAAAGAGCTCCTCAAACGCGGCATGACCCTGATTGAATATGACAACAAAACCTTCGATCAGCTCCGCGCCTCCGTCAAGCCGCAGTGGGACAGCATCCGCAAGATTGCCGGAAACCAGGTCGTCGATCTGATGGTCAAGGAACTCAACGCCAACTCTAAGAAAAAATAGCCTTACGGGGTAAATTACGAAAGCTCATCGTATCGACATTTCAGGGGCCGCGGAAATAGGGGATGTATCTTTTCCGCGGCCCTCATTTAGAGAGATAAGAGGTGACCGTTATCTATGAAAGTTATCCGCTGGCTTGATAAACATTTTGAAGAGACCGTCCTTATCGTCCTCATGATAGGCATCTCATGCACGATGTTTCTGCAGGTCATAATGCGCTATGTCTTTAATATGCCGCTCACATGGCCGGAGGAGCTCAGCCGCTATATGTGGATATGGACCGTGTTTTTCAGTATGAGTTACACGATCTACATGAGAAACATGCTCCGCGTCGACGTCCTCGCCGAATTTCTTCCGGAAAAGGTCAGACAGGCGCTTGAAATATGTATCCAGTTCCTCAGCCTCGGCATCTATTCCGTGTTTACCTATTACTCGCTGATAGTCTACTGTTCGCTGGTGGTGAGCGGGCGCGTATCTCCCGCGCTGAGGATTCCGATGTATCTGGTCTACAGCGCCCTCTGCATCGGATTTTTCCTGAGTGTGGTACGCACGATACAGCTCATCGTCGAGCTCATCATGGCGATGCGCGGCAAAAAGAGCGAACACCTGAAGATGATGGAAGAGATGCAGGAAACGATGAAGAAGGAGGGAATATAACGTTATGGCCGGTATAGTATTTTTTGTCTTCCTGTTCTTTCTCGCCATGAGCGTGCCGATCGCCATCTCGATGATCGTCAGCACCCTTGTACCGCTGATCGCGGGGGCTCCGGGGGCGAGCAGCATCCAGACGCTCATACAGAATACCTTCAGCGGCGCCGACTCAACGCCGATAATAGCGATTCCCCTGTTCATCCTGGGCGGCGTCCTCATGGCGGAGGGCGGCATATCCGAAAAACTGTTCAACGTCTTCGCCTATTTTGTCGGCAAGAGAAGGGCCGGCATGCCGATAGCGGTCATCATGACCTGTCTCTTCTACGGAGCTATCTCCGGCTCCGGGCCCGCGACGACGGCGGCCGTCGGTGGAATGACGATCCCGCTCCTTGTCTCGCTCGGATATGACAAGCGTTTCTGCGCGGCGATGGTGGCGGTATCTGGAGGGCTGGGAGTCATAATCCCGCCGAGCATTCCCTTCGTGCTCTATTCGCTGGCTACCGGCGTATCTACGGGAGCGCTGTTCCTCGCCGGGGTGTTGCCGGGATTTTTCATCGGCGTCTGTCTCATGGTCTATGCCATCGTCTACTGTACGATCTACGGAGAAGACAAAGAGAAGATCATGGCGAACTACAACAAGCTTCACGAAAAGGGATTCTGGCCGCTCTTCAAAGAGAGCTTCTGGGCCTTCCTTTCGCCGATAATAATTCTCGGAGGAATCTATACGGGCATAGTCACGCCGACTGAGGCCGCCTGCATATCGATCTTCTACGCGCTCTTTATCGCGCTCTTTGTCTATAAGTCGATAAAGTACAGCGAACTCTGGGGATATTTCGGCAGCGCGGTCAGGACATACGCGCCGCTCTGCTTCCTGCTGGCCTTCGCCACGGCCTTTGGACGCATGCTGGCCCTCATCAAGGCTCCGGCGATGTTCTCCAATTTCATCCTCACCTATTTTACGGCGCAGTGGCAGGTGCTGCTGGTAATAGTCATAATATTCTACTTCCTTGGTATGGTGATGGATACCGGTCCGGCGATACTGATAATGGCCCCGATACTTCTGCCGCTGGTCACGCAGGTTGGCGTAAATCCCGTACATTTCGGCGTCATCATGGTGACGAATCTGGCTATCGGCCTCTCCACCCCGCCGTTCGGCCTTGACCTCTTCGTCGCCAGCGGCCTGATAAAGGATAAGCCTATCGCGGTCTCAAAGCCGGCGATCCCCTTTATCATCGCCTTCACATTCGCGCTGCTGGTGATCGTCTATGTGCCGAAACTCAGCCTGACGCTGCTTGGCATGTAACTGGCCGGTCATATTGTTTTATAAATTAAGGAGATGTGCTGCTTATGAGAGTGAAGGATAAAATTGCGGTGTTTATTGGCGGAGGCTCGGATATAGCTACCGCCACGGCGGTAAAATTTATCGAGGAGGGCGCCACCGTTATTCTCGTCGACTACGATGAGAGCGTCTTTGAAAGGGTAAAGGGCTCCTACGCCGGTATGGAGGACAAGGTGCGCAAATATGTGGCCGACGCCCGCAGCTATGAAGGGATAGAGGCGGCGGTGAAGTCGGCGCTGGACGAGTTCGGACGCATAGACATACTGATAAACTGCGCCGGGATCCTCATTCATAAACCGATAGACGTGCTCACCGTAAAAGAGTGGCAGGACGTCATAGACATCAACCTGACGGGCATATTCAACTCCTGCAAGGCGGTGACACCCGGAATGAAAGAGAGAAAATACGGCCGTATAGTCAATATATCTTCCATCGGCGGCCGCACGGGACGTCCCGGTGTCGGCGTCAACTACGCCGCCGCGAAGGCCGGGATAGTCGGCCTGACACAGACCCTCGCAAGAGAGCTTGCTCCGTGGAACATCACTGCGAACGTCGTCGCCCCCGGTCCCCTCAAAGGGCGCATGTTCTTTGGCATGGAGCAGCATCTGATCGATGGGCTGATAAAAAATATCCCCCTGGGCCGTGTCGGCGAAATGGACGAGATCGCCTACGCCATCCTCTATCTTGCCAGCGACGAGGCGGGATGGACGACCGGCGAAGTGCTCGACGTCAACGGCGGAGCCTATATCTAACAGCCGCGGCATATAGCGTAAAAATTGTTCCGACAGGAGTCCTCAGCCGTATGAGGGGGCTCCTGCGGACTTTATAGAGGGGAGCATATCGATGGATACGTTAATAAGGGGATTTATCCTGATCCTTCCGCTGGCCTTTCTTCTGACGGCGGGAAATCTGCTCTTTAGGAGGGGCTTCATCACCCAGAGCGATATTTCAACCCTCTCAAAATTTCTCTTTTGGATAATTTCACCCTCGCTTTTATTCCGCAACGCCTTCCAGATAGACGAAAATATGCGGACGCAGGCCTCATTCTTCTGGGCCGTGGCAGGTTCGGCGCTTCTGGCGATGCTTGTCGCCTATGCCGCGGAACGCTGGATATTCCGTGTCAGGGACAGGCGGCGGATCGCCCTTACCACCGCGGCGGCGATGCGTCCCAACACAATCTACGTTGGGCTGCCGACCGTCCAGGTGGTGATCGGAAATCAGGCTATCGGTCTGCTGGCGCTCTATATCGCCATCGCGATGCCGCTCTATAATCTTCTGTCCCCTCTGTCGAGCGAACTGATACTTGCCCGCCGCGGCGATATGCCGGGTTTTCTGAAAAATGCGGTAAAGGGCATTTTGAAAAACCCGATGGTGATGGCCCCGGCGTGCGGGATACTCCTGGTGGCCTTCGGCATGAAAACCCTGCCCTCGACGCTGGATAAGTCATTTCAAATGGTGGGCAGCGCGGCGACCGGCATGGCGCTGCTCACTCTGGGCGCTTCGATAGAGGTCAGCCGTGCAAAGAAGGCTCTCGCCTCCTGCTGGCGCGAAGTGCTGATGCGCCTCTTCATCCATCCGGCGATACTCTATTGCTGTCTCAACGCCGCCGGTGTCGACACTGCGCTGAAAAACGTCGCCGTACTGGTAACGGCGACGCCGACGGCGGTGACCCTGTTCGTCCTCGCGAAGGGCATCGGTCTGGACGGCAGCCGCGCCGCGGAGATAACCGTCCTCACGACTCTCCTCTCCGCGGTAACGATCCCGCTGTGGATCGCGTTTCTGGGCATATAAAGCGATTTTGAAATGAAAAAATAGGTTAAAGCCATAAGAGGTACAACCCAAAAATCCGGCGGCGGCACAATTTGGAAACTTGTGCCGCCGCCGGAGCATCTTTGTTTTCTTAAAATGCCGCTGTGTCCGCCTATGGCAGATGAGGCGGCAAGAGGTGCGTCAGCGCGGCGGCCTCCTATATCTTCCTGATCCTCGCCGCCGCGGCCTTTGCGTGGGCCGTAAGCCCCTCCGCCGCCGCCATCGTTTCAGCGTCAGGGGCCAGCTTTGCGGCTCCCTGCGGGGTGATGTGCTGGAAGGTGCAGACCTTGAGGAAGTTCATCACCGACAGGCCGCCGGTATAGCGCGCCGCGCCCATGGTCGGGAGCGTGTGGTTCGTGCCCGCCACATAGTCCCCGAATACCTCGGCGGAGCCCTCTCCGATAAAGAGCGAGCCGTAGTTGCGAAGCAGCCCCATCAGTTCGAAGGGCTCTTTTACGTTGATCTCAAGGTGTTCGGGCGCTATTTCGTTGGCAATATCCGCCGCCTCCGCGAGGGAATCGGCGATGATTATTCTGCCGTTCTCCTCCCAGGACTTCGCGGCTGTCTCCGCCGTGTCAAGATCTGCGAGCTGACGCGTCACCTCGGCCTCCGTCTCGCGCACAAGCCTCTCCGATGTGGTGACGAGTATTCCCGCCGCGTCGCAGTCGTGCTCCGACTGCGCGAGGATGTCGGCGGCGGCGACAGTTGGAGAGGCGCAGTCGTCTGCGATAACGAGCACCTCGCTTGGACCGGCGATGAAGTCTATCCCGACCTTGCCGTAGACCTGGCGCTTAGCCTCAGTCACATATTTGTTGCCCGGCCCGACGATCATCGCCACGGGGGAGATCGTCTCCGTACCGCAGGCGAAGGCGGCGATCGCCTGCGCGCCGCCTACCGCGTAGACCTCGTCAGCGCCGGCGGCCTTAAGGGCGGCGAGCGTCGCGGGATGGGGCAGGACGCTTCCCCGCATCGGCGGCACGGCGGCGCAGACGCGCGGCACTCCCGCCGCCTTCGCGGGGATGACGAGCATGAGCGCCGTCGAGAAGAGCGGATGGTTGCCACCTGGGACGTAGCAGCAGCAGGAATCTACGGGAATCACAGAGTGTCCGAGGAATACGCCCTCCTCTACCTCTACCTCTCCGAGTGGCCAGAGGGAATCCCTTTGCAGCTCCGCGAATTTTCTGATGTTTGCCGCCGCGCGCTCGATCGCGCCGCGCAGCTCCGGCGATATCTCATCGTAGGCGCGTTCCAGCTCGCTTTGCGGCATACGGAATGAGGCCGCGGGCGCGCCGCCGAATTTTACGTTATAATCGGCGACGGCGATATCCCCATGTTTGCCGACACGCTCGATGATCTCTTTCACCGCCGCGAATATGCGCGTGTTCTGTGACAGCTCTTTTGCCTTTGCCTCTTTATAGAATCTCATTAATATCACTCCATCAACAGTATGCTATCATATTAAAGAGATGTTATTATAGCACAAAATATCCTGCCAATCGTATCAAGGGGTTTTGTTTTTGTCATGAAGCCGATATGGAAAATCGGATTCTTGCTAATGGCAGCAATTGACTGACATAATAAAATAAAGTATTATCGAAGCTAATAACCGGTACATTTTTCACATAAACAGAAAGATTTACAAAAACTATATTATAAAATCGTCAGCCTGAATGGCATCATGCGGGTATGTATTATCAGCTCATAAGCGGACAAAGACGGCGGCATAAAGCTAAAGGGTCTAAGGCCCGTATTGGCATCAGCGGGTGAACGACAGGCAGTTGCCTCAAAAATCCATCTTCATGCTGTGTAAATGCATGGATGGCTCAGGTGGTTGGGTGTCGTTTTTGCTTTGATTGAAAGGGTGTAAAAGATGTTAAAGAACATTGGTCCCGCTATCCTTATATTTTGTTTGACGGCTTTATCGGCAGGCGCGGCGTTTGCCGCTGACGGCGCGTCCAATGACAATCTCCTGCACGCTCGTGAGCTAAGCAAATTGGTAAACGCCTTTGCCTTTGACCTCTATAGAGAGATCGCGAAGGAAGAAAAAGGCGGCATCTTTTTCTCGCCACTCAGCATCTCAATGGCCCTTGCTTTGGCTTATGAGGGAGCGGCGGGCGAGACCCGCGAGGAGATGCGGCGGGTTTTGCATTATGATGACAACGTCGGCAAACAGTTTCGCGCATATCTCGATGTTTTAAACAATACCACGAAAAAGTCAGGA
This genomic window contains:
- a CDS encoding sugar phosphate isomerase/epimerase, which translates into the protein MARKYSIAHLTWLPWTPAEMIYNTHLLDYDYVSLRTISQGLPGEVNHDISNGSELFKLTEQALKDTGMRINDIELAKIDENTTEIKKYEPHLEAAAKLGVKNVITNIWTPDKAFYTEKFGELCDLAAKYGMSVNLEFVTWAEVKDLKSARELLAAVKRENALILLDTLHFYRSRVTPAELKDTPKELFKTVHICDAGREIPTDKESLVHTGRAERLYVGEGAIDIAGIVKNLNDDVVLCVEMPHVKRVARIGAVEHARRTLETAKEYFKAHGIE
- a CDS encoding SDR family NAD(P)-dependent oxidoreductase; protein product: MILEGKKAVISGGNAGIGRAITLAYAKEGADVAIYGRNEEKNAAVAAEAEALGVKAYPIRCDVSKPEEVASAVKRSAELLGRIDILANVAGISPKKPGGFKIPFYELEIDTWREVMAVNLDSVFYVSRLVSRYMIEQRYGKIINMSSIVGLTGSEHGPASACYSASKAGIVSLTCSMAYELAEYNITVNAAAPGRIATAMSGANNEYYNRRNLNDIPAKRFGTPEEVADFFVFYASDKSSYITGETTLITGGWLIR
- a CDS encoding TRAP transporter substrate-binding protein, producing the protein MKRGKMFYLSMVLTMAAAMILSSFSAAMADPAKYASLKPMTLLYPHTSPKTEANALMADLIKKYAEAETGGKLTIEVMPAAQLGTAQETAQQLQDGSVSISSEQVYSMVDFIPEVSVFDMLFMFSTYDKNTIDKTLNSGPVNKFLQERYNKAGFQLLGYMQGATFRETTSNRKLNGPADFKGMKIRTLPSNNFVVGWKAMGTAPTPITIGELYLSLQQKLVEAQENPYDIILSNNFNEVQKYLCATHHNLYIMHVVMNKKFYDSLPKEYRGALELAVKKARTEIGGSMPQLAENSKKELLKRGMTLIEYDNKTFDQLRASVKPQWDSIRKIAGNQVVDLMVKELNANSKKK
- a CDS encoding TRAP transporter small permease; amino-acid sequence: MKVIRWLDKHFEETVLIVLMIGISCTMFLQVIMRYVFNMPLTWPEELSRYMWIWTVFFSMSYTIYMRNMLRVDVLAEFLPEKVRQALEICIQFLSLGIYSVFTYYSLIVYCSLVVSGRVSPALRIPMYLVYSALCIGFFLSVVRTIQLIVELIMAMRGKKSEHLKMMEEMQETMKKEGI
- a CDS encoding TRAP transporter large permease, whose translation is MAGIVFFVFLFFLAMSVPIAISMIVSTLVPLIAGAPGASSIQTLIQNTFSGADSTPIIAIPLFILGGVLMAEGGISEKLFNVFAYFVGKRRAGMPIAVIMTCLFYGAISGSGPATTAAVGGMTIPLLVSLGYDKRFCAAMVAVSGGLGVIIPPSIPFVLYSLATGVSTGALFLAGVLPGFFIGVCLMVYAIVYCTIYGEDKEKIMANYNKLHEKGFWPLFKESFWAFLSPIIILGGIYTGIVTPTEAACISIFYALFIALFVYKSIKYSELWGYFGSAVRTYAPLCFLLAFATAFGRMLALIKAPAMFSNFILTYFTAQWQVLLVIVIIFYFLGMVMDTGPAILIMAPILLPLVTQVGVNPVHFGVIMVTNLAIGLSTPPFGLDLFVASGLIKDKPIAVSKPAIPFIIAFTFALLVIVYVPKLSLTLLGM
- a CDS encoding SDR family NAD(P)-dependent oxidoreductase; translation: MRVKDKIAVFIGGGSDIATATAVKFIEEGATVILVDYDESVFERVKGSYAGMEDKVRKYVADARSYEGIEAAVKSALDEFGRIDILINCAGILIHKPIDVLTVKEWQDVIDINLTGIFNSCKAVTPGMKERKYGRIVNISSIGGRTGRPGVGVNYAAAKAGIVGLTQTLARELAPWNITANVVAPGPLKGRMFFGMEQHLIDGLIKNIPLGRVGEMDEIAYAILYLASDEAGWTTGEVLDVNGGAYI
- a CDS encoding AEC family transporter, which gives rise to MDTLIRGFILILPLAFLLTAGNLLFRRGFITQSDISTLSKFLFWIISPSLLFRNAFQIDENMRTQASFFWAVAGSALLAMLVAYAAERWIFRVRDRRRIALTTAAAMRPNTIYVGLPTVQVVIGNQAIGLLALYIAIAMPLYNLLSPLSSELILARRGDMPGFLKNAVKGILKNPMVMAPACGILLVAFGMKTLPSTLDKSFQMVGSAATGMALLTLGASIEVSRAKKALASCWREVLMRLFIHPAILYCCLNAAGVDTALKNVAVLVTATPTAVTLFVLAKGIGLDGSRAAEITVLTTLLSAVTIPLWIAFLGI
- the hisD gene encoding histidinol dehydrogenase, yielding MRFYKEAKAKELSQNTRIFAAVKEIIERVGKHGDIAVADYNVKFGGAPAASFRMPQSELERAYDEISPELRGAIERAAANIRKFAELQRDSLWPLGEVEVEEGVFLGHSVIPVDSCCCYVPGGNHPLFSTALMLVIPAKAAGVPRVCAAVPPMRGSVLPHPATLAALKAAGADEVYAVGGAQAIAAFACGTETISPVAMIVGPGNKYVTEAKRQVYGKVGIDFIAGPSEVLVIADDCASPTVAAADILAQSEHDCDAAGILVTTSERLVRETEAEVTRQLADLDTAETAAKSWEENGRIIIADSLAEAADIANEIAPEHLEINVKEPFELMGLLRNYGSLFIGEGSAEVFGDYVAGTNHTLPTMGAARYTGGLSVMNFLKVCTFQHITPQGAAKLAPDAETMAAAEGLTAHAKAAAARIRKI